TCAGCGGAGGTCAGCTTGATGACCAGCCCCAGGGCCTTGGCTGCTTCCTCCTTCTGCTCCGGACTGCCTGTCAGCACCCCCTCACGCAGCACCGGCAGGATGGAGGTCACACCCTTCTTGGGCAGGCAGAACCCTGGCAGGGTCTCCCCCTTGGCTTCATTCCCTGCCGTGCGAATATCCCTGTGCAGGTCATCGATCAGCGCCAGCTGGCTCCCAGCGTCAAGTTTCTGCAGGAAACGAACCAGCGATAAAGTCGGCTACCAAGTTCAAGGCTATCTCTACGAAAACAAAGCTCTGCTTGGAACAGAGGCAGATCCGTTCCTGAAGCAAACGCAGAGCTGGGGTCGTCTGTCcttcctttgttttgtaaataaaacacaaacatcttgATACCCAATTTTCAGCTGGCTCTATCTTCGAAACTTGTCTCCTGCATGCATTCacataccccccctcccccccaccccttcAGTAATGGTTCAGTAGTTTGACAGTGATCCCAGCACACACTGTGTTAAAAGCTGCTTGTTTCTGTGTTAATTACACCAGTGGGGGAGAGATGACCAGAGCTGTGTGTGTCAGACAACTTTTCACATCAGACTGACATCCAAACAGCGGCTGGGCTGGGCAGGCATCCAAGGAGTTTGAATTACAAACCCTCAAAAACGCAATCCAACACCAGCACTAACCGCTTTATACCCAGAGCTACAGCTGCAGAGCATTACATTTCCCCAGCAAGTCTGTGTGCTTTAAAAAGATAACATTCACACAGTTTATAGAAACCCGGCTCAACTGAAACACTTGCAAGAGAATACAGCACCGGGAGATTTTGGTATGGAGTCAAGAACAGGGCTTTGGGAATCACACCGTGAAGACCCACTGTAAAGATCAATGCGCTCGTCagtttgaaaggtttttttgtttgacagtttttaAACACGATTTTCTTGATGTTTAAATTTACcgttataccaaaaaaaaaaaaaaaaaaaaaaaaaaaaaaggcaagtcaAACATTGAAGTCTGCGACATAAAACATTAGAAGAGTCAGTACTATAGCAAGCGACTCATCCATACCTTAAACACTTAGTGTACAgcgtatttgtacctgtgatcaTTGCTGGGTTATAACTAAATGAGTAAACATTTAGAATGGAATGATTAGTTACTTTGCACTGTAACTGAATTAGAACTGGAATGACTGCAGCATCACTGGGATTAGAATGACTGCAGCATCACTGTAACTGACTGGAATTAGAATGACTGCAGCATCACTGTAACTGACTGGAATTAGAATGACTGCAGCATCACTGTAACTGACTGGAATTAGAATGACTGCAGCATCACTGTAACTGACTGGAATTAGAATGACTGCAGCATCACTGTAACTGACTGGAATTAGAATGACTGCAGCATCACTGTAACTGACTGGGATTAGAATGACTGCAGCATCACTGTAACTGACTGGAATTAGAATGACTGCAGCATCACTGTAACTGACTGGAATTAGAATGACTGCAGCATCACTGTAACTGACTGGAATTAGAATGACTGCAGCATCACTGTAACTGACTGGAATTAGAATGACTGCAGCATCACTGTAACTGACTGGGATTAGAATGACTGCAGCATCACTGTAACTGACTGGGATTAGAATGACTGCAGCATCACTGTAACTGACTGGGATTAGAATGACTGCAGCATCACTGTAACTGACTGGGATTAGAATGACTGCAGCATCACTGTAACTGACTGGGATTAGAATGACTGCAGCATCACTGTAACTGACTGGGATTAGAATGACTGCAGCATCACTGTAACTGACTGGGATTAGAATGACTGCAGCATCACTGTAACTGACTGGAATTAGAATGACTGCAGCATCACTGTAACTGACTGGAATTAGAATGACTGCAGCATCACTGTAACTGACTGGAATTAGAATGACTGCAGCATCACTGTAACTGACTGGAATTAGAATGACTGCAGCATCACTGTAACTGACTGGGATTAGAATGACTGCAGCATCACTGTAACTGACTGGGATTAGAATGACTGCAGCATCACTGTAACTGACTGGGATTAGAATGACTGCAGCATCACTGTAACTGACTGGAATTAGAATGACTGCAGCATCACTGTAACTGACTGGAATTAGAATGACTGCAGCATCACTGTAACTGACTGGGATTAGAATGACTGCAGCATCACTGTAACTGACTGGAATTAGAATGACTGCAGCATCACTGTAACTGACTGGAATTAGAATGACTGCAGCATCACTGTAACTGACTGGAATTAGAATGACTGCAGCATCACTGTAACTGACTGGAATTGCAATTTCAACTGCAATAGTAAGTGGAGCTGCCCCAGGTCAGCCACCTTGGTGATGCTGCTCAGCGCGTCCCAGCTCTCGTTCAGCACCACAGCGTCCCTGTCGTTGAAGAGTCGGACCAGGCCGGACACCAGGCTCCGGGTGTGGGCGCTGTAGTCAGCCTTGGTCTTGCTGACGTAGCCGTTGAGGAGGGTGGCGGCCGCTCTCCTCATGCCCATGTCGGCGCTGTGGCTGGCCTCCAGGAGGTCCTCGATGATGATGCGCTGGCCCACCTCGTCCTCCACAGACAGGATCACCGCCTGGCAGCTCGCCAGCTCCTGAGGGGACcagggaggaacagcaccactgTCAGAACGCCATTCATTCAGCTTACCTACACTTCTACCATCTTACTTAGAATCTGTTCTTATTTTtattcaagtttttaaaaaaataataatttatgatTGCTTACaaaaagcagataaaataaaaaatatcgaattaatatttttttagattctaGCTTTAATCATAAGGCAACACAGCTGAAAGTAGAGAACAAGGATCAGAggggcacagagactgaactgctcccacAGGCCAGGCTTCAAGCTTGACCCAGGGGCAATGCCGAGAAGCTTGCATGAAACAGCTCGTAAACAGGGAGGAAAGCACCAAAATCCATGACAGGCTGATCGCTGAGCCCTTCCCCTCCTTCCTCAGCTCTTACCTGCTCTACCTCCTCTGCCCCGAGCTTCTCCTTCAGTGCAGACATCAGAGCGGGCAGGATGACAGCGAGGTGGCGGGTCAGAGCATCGCCAGCCACAGCCGACAGGAACGCAAGGACACGGGTGTTTACCGGAGGAGCCGTGAGCTACACACACAACGCAGAGCACAGTTAACTGTTACAACACTTTACAGTGAGAAGAGACTGGTCTACAGGTCTCACAATGATAGGTGTCTTTAAAAGGATTTCTTCAAGACCGTCTTAAGCAGGCTTGAAATCCACCACGAATCCATTATTAAAACTCCCCCCtctctttttaatgcaatttctGAATCAGGTTTCACTTCACTATATAAAAAGGTGGCTAAAATACAAAGCCCACTACAGCAGCCCACCTTCTTTAACTTGTCATGTGGACTCAAACTGCAAGTAAGCAACAGTTCAAAATACTACACTCACCTGAAATAATGGATatcatgagatttttttttctgtactgaatCACCCCAAAGCTTTTCTCTTTTCCTTTATGATTTCTGAGGTCTCACCTTTGGCACGAGGTAAGGCAGCACTGATCGACTCTTCACAGCCATCACCTGCTTCAACCCATCCAGGGCAAACTCAGAGGTGTTCTCATCATCCTGCAAGAGAAGCCGTTAGCATCCTCAAAGAGGTTCCTTCCTGGAGCTTTAGTCTAATTGCAGGTACAATAAAACAGGCACTATGAACCAAACTTAATTTAACACACTGATCTTTTCAAACAATCCTAAAATCTTCGGCGACTAGCAACTTTTATCTAATTTCAGACATCACACCTTGGTTTCCTTTGCATTATATCTTTCTGACAGTCATGTACACGTGGCGAGGGGCCGCGCTGCTGGGGTACTCACCAGCTGCTCCAGCAGGGCGGGCAGGATGTCGTCCAGCGCCTGGTATCCGATGGTGCAGTGCAGCTGCTCGAAGGTCTTGCCGGCCGCCTCCCGCACCTCCTCCAGGGGGTCACACAGAGCCTTCCGCACCGTGGGGACCAGGGACTCTGAGAACACCAGCACCTGAGAGACAGGCCGGTAAAAACACTGAACCAGCAAGAACACTGCGAGCACTCTGGACTGGAATCAGACTCTGAGAGGCAAGCTGTGTAAACCAAACTCCCCACACCAGAAACGCGGTGTCAAATTCAGACAAAACGGAAAAATGTGTTGCATGCAGCTTGTTGAGACGCAGCTCATGAACTTTGTTTAATACTGACCGCGTCCTTGCTGGTTGACTTCATGATCTCGCTCAGGCCGATGCAGACCCCTTGCCTCTGGTCACTCTTCTCCGAGCGCAGCCCCTCCTCCAGGATCGGGATGATCTCAGGGAGAATTTTCTCACCCAGCTTGCGCACCAGGTCCCCCAGAGTCCGGGCAGCAATCTGAACACACATAGCACAATTCACTGAACAGTTACAGACAAGACCACTTCATGAGACGCACGCTGACGTCTCTGATGTGAAACACAAAGACTCAACAATCACTGAAACACAAtgctataataaatatatatacaaaggCAGCACAATCTTTCAAATGATAGGGGGGCAACGTCGTGAACATCTGCACTAAAAGGAAACACAAGTGATGTAACAAGGAATGAACTGCTGTAATCAACACTTACAATACCaatgaaaacacacaacaaaatcaGAAGAATGCTCCTCCGAGTACCAGATCAAAGCGAGGGTCCTGACTCTGACTGGGGCTGGGGGCGATTCCTGCAGGGCGATGTTCTGACCCCCCGCTGGTTGTTAAACTGGAGTGACTGCGGGGAGACCTACCGTTCTCTTATCAGGGCAGGTGCTGGCCAGGAAGCCCAGGAGCAGGCTGAAGAGCGTGGGCAGGATCTCCCGCAGCGTGCGGGGCGTGTTCGACACCACGATCTTCCACACGTGGAGGGACGCCTGCCGCACCACCAGCTGAGTGTCCGAGCGGCCCATGTAGAGACCGGCCAGCACGTTGTTCCTCCTCACGTCACCGAGGGCACCGATGATCGCCTGCAATCGCATTGAAAACACCGTCAAGAGATACACGACAATGGATTTGGAGCTTTAAAAAAACGTTTAGTTTCAAGCTATCCGTGCCCTATTCAATTAACGATGACATTCAAATCAAATCACCGTTGAATTGTTAATATTATCGATATCGCTTTCATTGTTGTTATTATGCAGTACCTTGTTCGACTGCGCTGTGCCAAAGTTGTCGTCCTCGGAGGCGGTCTCAGTCGTCATCTTACCTGACACGCCCGAAATGTGGAACAGCAGGTCGCCTAGCAACTGCACGGAGCTGAACCTGAGAGAGAGTGATAGAAACAGTAGACTCGGCTGAGAAGCAGCGTATTGAAGACTGAAATACTGCTTGGCATGCTGGCTGTTTCTGGTTTCAAACACACGTCACTTacaacatttttaatatcatcCCAAATCAAATCTAAGCAGTCAATGAAGATGGTGGTGTTTTAGTCTtaaacaactactactactaactatATCAAGAATAATAATACACTTACTGCTGAACCCTAAGAGCCAGTGTGGTGTTTAAGGGGCTGATCCAGTGCTTGCCATGTTGTAGGCTCACTGTACAAGCCtgcgtgtgagagtgtgtgtgtgagtatacaGGACGCCTCTCTTTACCTGATCCTCCACAGGTCATCGAACAGTCCCTGCTCCAGCTCCGGCAGCAGCAAGGCGATGGCGGTCTCTGCGTACATGCTGATGATCCTCTGCCCCGCCCGCAGAGCCGTGTCACGCACGTACTCGTTCTCATCGGCCAGAGCCTGCAATCGAGAGCGACCATCAACACTGCGCACCCGcggaacacactgcacagcaagGCTCAACACTGCGCACCCGcggaacacactgcacagcaagGCTCAACACTGCGCACCCGcggaacacactgcacagcaagGCTCAACACTGCGCACCCGcgaaacacactgcacagcaagGCTCAACACTGCGCACCCGCGGAACACACTGCGCACCCGcggaacacactgcacagcaagGCTCAACACACtgcgcaccccccccccccccaccctggaATGAACAAACCCTATGGACACTACACGGACAAATCAACCAGTGTGTTCATGCAGCTCTATTAGCTACTGCTGGGTACGTGCAGGCAGTTGCCGGCGGGCTACCTTGAGAATGCAGGGGATGATGGGTCCGACGTAGGGGGTGAATTTGTCCCCAAAGGTGAGGGGCAGGTAGATGAACATCATGATGTAGCCATCGCGCACGTGAGAGGCGATGTCCACCTTGCTGGCCGTCGCAACCACGTCCGGCATGAGCTTGTCCAGCTTCTCCACGCCCAGGCCAGCCATCACCTCGGCCAGACCTTAGACAGAGAGGACCAACAGGTCAGAGAGACTCAGGCTAGTGAAACAGGGCAATCACTCAGAACAGAAACACTAGCAGCTGCGTTCGCAAGGCATTCCACACGTGCAAAGATAAACCCGGGATTCTCCTAAATGCAGAAGTTAGTAGAAGCTTTAAGTTCTAAATAGCTCCGGAGGTTCACTTAAAAGCTCCTACAAGCATCAAGCTGCCAGTTTCTTGCTAGCTCTGCGTCATTAGCAGTTTGCTTATCTGGAAAAACCAACCTTTAGAcaaaaagacactgaaaaaagGAGTTCCTTTCTCTTGAAATCAGCACCACTGTACCTCTAACTTCAATCGCAGATGCCTACTTGACCACTAACCTTTGAGTAATGCTGCCTTCGGCGAGGGCCTCCACATTTCTCTCCTCCGGTCAGTCTCTTATAAGCTGCACCTTGTATTTGAGTGTTTCAAAGGTTCCTGCTACACTtggtctgtgaagccagccgTTCCTTTCCTATAAGCTGCCCGTTGCTCAGTAGTAACTGTCAGACTCACCTTGCGCTGCCCCAGATCGGTCCACTGAGCTCTGCTCCGAGGCCAAGGTCTCCATGAGCCAGGGCAGGAGGTCGTCGAAGCAGGACTCGCCCATCCCCTTCACCATGGCACCCAGCGCCTTGGCAGACACCGTCCGCACCTGCCAACACCGCCAGGAGCAGTTACATTGAGCGCCTCAAAACACCCACCACAACGACGTGCTCTATTTAAAAAGGTCATAAACCTCTCCTCAACAGCCACCTTGACTGGACTTCTGAGCAGCATTTTGAGggagtaaaatgttttattaaaaatacaaaagttgaGAACAAACCCACCTCGGGTACAGGATCCAACAGGGAGGCCTTCAGTCCTGGTATTACGCTGGGCAGGTAAGGAGACAGGTCCTGGAAGAGGACAAACagaagttgtttaaaaaaggACATGGCACGTGACTTCTGCCCTCCTAGCAGGATAGCTGTGCCTTCAGCTTCCACTTCTTCCCACACAAAGGGGAGCCCTTTTAATGAAGCTGCAGGCTGTCCTATTCAATCGCACTCCCCCCCCCCGTCTGCGCACCTTCTGGTCGGTGAGGGAGTACATGTTGCCAATGATCTGCGCTGCCATCTTGCGCGTGTCGGTGGAGCGGTCCTGGAACGCGCGCTGCACGATGGGCATGATGAGAGCCAGCGAGGGGGCGTCGATGAAGTGAACGAACTTGGTGTCCAGCAGCGTCTGCAGGCACTTGTGTGTCTTCCTGGAGGGGTCCGTCAGGGCGTCGAGCAGGATCGGGGTGATAGCTGCAAATCAAACACACAGCCACCCTTCAAGAACACACAAGCACGCTACTGCAGGGAACAGCAAAGACGTGGGGGCTGTTTCCGTGGTACTAACAAGACCTTACTACCAACAACAAGACTCGTAAACCTGCTCTATAGCAAACCTGTTTTTACCATCATTCAGGGATGGgcataagactcctattgcatagcagtttcacccattccaggttttactacgaacttgattatccacagtgtgtaggtaacaagcttggTGTCTATTTGACTGGatcaaaactgctatgcaacaggagccttacttccatccctgtgatTGCTGAATTCAGCAATGTTAATTATGGGGTCAATGCATCAAGTTATagtgctacagtatataacagttATTCCCATAAACAAGggtttaagaataaaataaataatggaagaTCAGAAACCCAGACCATCTGTTGGATCCTAATCTAATTTTTTTGACCTACACTTTATTGATCTTACTTGCTGATGAACGAAGACGTTTGAAAACCATTCTACAAATTCTCCCTATCCTTCAGTTTAAAGCACATGTGTCCTGGTCCCCGCCCCCCACCGGCTGCTCACCCAGGATCTCCGGGTTGCGGATGACGGAGCCGATCAGCCGCAGGGCCTGCTGCCCAGCCTTCTGCACCTTGACGTGGGAGTCTGTGAGCACCTCGGTGAGCTTGGGCACGATGTTGGGCAGGCAGGAGGAGAGCTGCTTGGGAGCGCAGAACGCCATGGCACCGAGGAGCTCCACAGAGCCTGGGAGAAACAGGGGGCAGAGTGAGCATGAGAGAGACACAGGGAGACACGCCAACCCGAATTGCTGGAATAGATGCAGGGAAACAAATGAGACTCCTACTGCAgagcaatttcacccattccaggctttactgcaCGTCATGAGCCACAGTGTATAGctaagaagctcaggtgtgtgattaaactcatagtaaaaccaggaatggatcaaactgctatgcactagGAGTGCCTGAGACTTACCCTCACTACATAGCCACTACACAGTTAACGTTTCCAATTCTTTACAttagaggacaaaaaaaaaaaaaacttaacacaaGCAATATCTTATATAAGGGAAAAATGTATCTAGAAGTCTTACACACTTGAATATTTCTTGTTTTATGGAACCATCACATGGCCCTTAAGTTTGACAGACAGCAGCGCGAATGCAAAGGAAACGAATGAAGGGAACGAGAGCAGCGTCTATCCACCTGCTTTGGTTCTCCAGGACTCCTCCTCCAGAGCCAGCAGGAGGGAGGGCAGGACCAGCTTCACGCCGTGGGCACTCAGGTTCCTCATCACCGCCTTGGCACAGTCATCAGCAGCCTGGGGGACGAGGTGGAAAGGAGAGGGGCAAACTTACACCAAGGTCCTGACTGTGCAGAGATCATCACTACACATCTACTGAACTACGAGCGAGACGGGGATCAGTTCTAATGCTGATCTGCTAACACACCACCCCCAGATCACTTCTAATGCTGATCTGCTAACACACCACCCCCAGATCACTTCTAATGCTGATCTGCTAACACACCACCACCATCCAGAGACAATGCACCTGATCAGCAATTTCAAGGGTTTAGGAGAATAAGATTTGAAAACGTATTGTTTAAACGTGCATACTGAAAGACTCATTTTATAGTCAAACAAGGGAACACACTATGTAATAATCAAGCTGTATAAATCGATCAATGTCCCCGAATGGCTCGTCCAGTCCTGCAGGGAATGGCTGGTTTCCACTGACCTCTCGGACGTACTGGTTCCCGTCCCcgaagcagagcagcaggtggGGCAGGACGTGCACCACGTAGGGTTCGAAGAGCTTCCCCAGCATGTTGCAGAGCATCTCGAAGGCAAACAGGGCTCCTGCAAACAGCAGCATGCAGAAGGGTGATCAGAGAGAGGCAGTTACACCCTTTCCAGTTTCTACAACAAGCTTGTGTCTTAATAAACtcttaataaaaccaggaataaaCCAAATGTTAAGTAGTCGTCCCTCACCTTCCCGACGCCGGAAGTTCTTCTTGTCCTGGATGCCGTCGGTCAGGGTGGCCATGATCTCCAGCTGCTTGAGGGACAGGATCCCCAGTCCCTTCACCAGCCCAGCCAGTCCGTACGCAGCCCCCTTCCTCTCTGCGTACTTATCAGACTCCAGCAGAAGCTGCAGCAGCTTCTGAACCATCCCGCCCGCATCCTCCCTGATAGCAGGGACCAGGGGGGGCAGGCAGCCAGCCACCGATTCCTGgacctgagggggggggggggggaataaagaGGCTTAGACTGCAATCGGCTTTAGTGAGCCTGCAAGGGTTCAAAAGCCCCCCGTTCACTGAATTAACAGGGCGACTCAAACTGTGTTCTGCAAGGACACTGCTGGGCTGTCCTGATGCTGCAGTTTACTTTATTTTGCATGTTCATGGAGTGTAATGCTAAAGGACTGGTTGACTTGACAGCTATGGCTGGACAATCAAGGACAGCGAAACAgatttgtgtttttcatgttgGCACCCCATGGTGAAGGTCAGATTTCCAAAGCTGCTACACAATGCAATGAGTGTTGATGACTGACCTGCTGGGAGGGAGTGCACAGCGCGGTGATAAGCTTGGCCACAATGGGTTTCACTTTGGGGTCGCTCTTGTCCAGATGCTTGGCCAGAGAGCCCATGAGGATGACCACACTCTGCCGGACAGAGTCGTAGCTCGCGTCCTGCGGAGCATTCTTCAGGAACTCCTCAAAGACGGGCAGCAGGGAGCTCACGTTGTCCTGggacagaaacaaaagaaatcaGATATTGTGACTAAGGACACTGTAAAATACTGACGCACACAGATAGTTTAaagatcacagtgtatccagatcgtGACATTCTGAAAATCTTTACCTGGAAAGCTGCCTCTGCAGTGTGTACTTCACAATcctgtatttagtttattttgtttacaagtAGGATCACTTAATTCGATGCAAGCAGGTAAACCTGCCGACACAGACACCACATACCTTCCCGTGAGTGTTGAGAGCAGACAGGGCTGCGTCCAGCATGCACTTCCTGACCTCAGCATGGCGGTCATTGAGGGCTTCAGGGACAAAGAACTGGAAGAGGGGGGTGACCTGGGAGCCGTCGAGGTACTGGGAGAGCTTGTTCAGGGCCAGCGCGATCCCACACCTGCAGGGAGGCGACAAG
The nucleotide sequence above comes from Polyodon spathula isolate WHYD16114869_AA chromosome 58, ASM1765450v1, whole genome shotgun sequence. Encoded proteins:
- the LOC121307724 gene encoding eIF-2-alpha kinase activator GCN1-like — encoded protein: MTVMMIVTTHCLILFPSTQQESTKKGNLKRENKAYSYKEQILELELKEEIKKKKGIKEELQLTSKQKELMQAQLERESAIRKKLLELDRELQSALSLLAAVVTRKPSGLSQHIPLVIHSFLPLFKSPLAAPRIKEPFLALANCVMPAELTNLGFLVGHVTLRLLQPECELDEAWGQEELGAATVRAVSLLHSHTVQHSNVLSAPAFAFCFPFLKTVLTETTNDSEEQEDLLMQALQVINEHAQLRSSTASPEQLVDENGPELLPRVDMLLLLTRLIGTGAPRLQVLASRTLTSLCASSSGEEGCGYAEQEEIDVLLQALQSPCFAVRDAALRGLLELEMVLPTVDSDEKNGLNLLRRVWVGRFDVEEEGRALAERLWETMALELDPGLCSLLIGDVIHHEEAVRQAGAEALSRAVAQYSRQAAQVLGKLMEIYQEKLYRPPPVLDALGRVISEAPPDQWEARCGIALALNKLSQYLDGSQVTPLFQFFVPEALNDRHAEVRKCMLDAALSALNTHGKDNVSSLLPVFEEFLKNAPQDASYDSVRQSVVILMGSLAKHLDKSDPKVKPIVAKLITALCTPSQQVQESVAGCLPPLVPAIREDAGGMVQKLLQLLLESDKYAERKGAAYGLAGLVKGLGILSLKQLEIMATLTDGIQDKKNFRRREGALFAFEMLCNMLGKLFEPYVVHVLPHLLLCFGDGNQYVREAADDCAKAVMRNLSAHGVKLVLPSLLLALEEESWRTKAGSVELLGAMAFCAPKQLSSCLPNIVPKLTEVLTDSHVKVQKAGQQALRLIGSVIRNPEILAITPILLDALTDPSRKTHKCLQTLLDTKFVHFIDAPSLALIMPIVQRAFQDRSTDTRKMAAQIIGNMYSLTDQKDLSPYLPSVIPGLKASLLDPVPEVRTVSAKALGAMVKGMGESCFDDLLPWLMETLASEQSSVDRSGAAQGLAEVMAGLGVEKLDKLMPDVVATASKVDIASHVRDGYIMMFIYLPLTFGDKFTPYVGPIIPCILKALADENEYVRDTALRAGQRIISMYAETAIALLLPELEQGLFDDLWRIRFSSVQLLGDLLFHISGVSGKMTTETASEDDNFGTAQSNKAIIGALGDVRRNNVLAGLYMGRSDTQLVVRQASLHVWKIVVSNTPRTLREILPTLFSLLLGFLASTCPDKRTIAARTLGDLVRKLGEKILPEIIPILEEGLRSEKSDQRQGVCIGLSEIMKSTSKDAVLVFSESLVPTVRKALCDPLEEVREAAGKTFEQLHCTIGYQALDDILPALLEQLDDENTSEFALDGLKQVMAVKSRSVLPYLVPKLTAPPVNTRVLAFLSAVAGDALTRHLAVILPALMSALKEKLGAEEVEQELASCQAVILSVEDEVGQRIIIEDLLEASHSADMGMRRAAATLLNGYVSKTKADYSAHTRSLVSGLVRLFNDRDAVVLNESWDALSSITKKLDAGSQLALIDDLHRDIRTAGNEAKGETLPGFCLPKKGVTSILPVLREGVLTGSPEQKEEAAKALGLVIKLTSAEALRPSVVNITGPLIRILGDRFSWNVKVALLETLTLLLAKVGIFLKPFLPQLQTTFLKALQDSNRSVRLRAAQALGKLIAIHTKVDPLFTEQLNGIRSAEDPGVRETMLQALRFVIQGAGGKVDPAIRRSITTTLLSMLGHDEDAMRMASAGCLGELCAFLPEDELQTVLQQHILADVSGIDWMVRHGRSVALSIAMKAAPSKLCSEEYSAEVVDMILSNAAADRIPIATSGIRAVGFLMRHQIESEGGSVPAKVSTHLVKCLQNPSSDIKLVAEKMVWWMNKEPTPPMTPVLIKPILKALLDNTKDKNTSVRAYADQAIVNLLKMREGGAVSQSVSAILDTASSELLTEACRRSLTKIASQVDSGEQIDDTILT